A portion of the Equus quagga isolate Etosha38 chromosome 17, UCLA_HA_Equagga_1.0, whole genome shotgun sequence genome contains these proteins:
- the LOC124229294 gene encoding olfactory receptor 8K3-like yields the protein MEKHNITVLKEFILIGITDRPELQDPLFGIFLIIYIVSVVGNLGMVILTKMDSRLQTPMYFFLRYLAFTDFGYSTTVVPKMLVNFVVDQNTISYYFCATQLAFFIMFIDSELFILSAMAYDRCVAICDPLVYTVIMSQRLCQVLVAIPYLYSTLISLIITVNIFSLYFCGYNVIRHFYCDSLPLLSLLCSNTHVIELIILIFSAFNLIFSLLIVLVSYLLILIAILRMNSAEGRRKAFSTCASHLTVVTVFYGTLIFMYVQPKSGHSFDTDKAASIFYTLVIPTLNPLIYSLRNKDVKFALQRMWKKYAISSLKVCCPM from the coding sequence ATGGAAAAACACAATATAACCGTGCTGAAAGAATTCATTCTCATAGGAATCACAGATCGTCCTGAGCTACAGGATCCATTATTTGGGATCTTCCTCATCATCTACATCGTTTCAGTGGTGGGCAACTTGGGCATGGTCATTCTCACCAAGATGGACTCCAGGCTACAAAcacccatgtactttttcctcagaTATCTGGCTTTTACTGATTTTGGTTATTCAACAACTGTGGTCCCCAAAATGTTAGTAAACTTTGTTGTGGATCAAAATACCATATCCTATTATTTTTGTGCCACACAGCTTGCTTTTTTCATCATGTTCATCGATAGTGAACTTTTTATTCTGTCCGCAATGGCCTATGACCGCTGTGTGGCCATCTGTGACCCTCTGGTCTACACAGTCATCATGTCCCAAAGGCTATGTCAGGTGCTGGTGGCAATCCCATATCTCTACAGCACACTTATTTCTCTTATAatcactgtaaatatttttagtttatacTTCTGTGGTTATAATGTCATCAGACATTTCTACTGTGACAGTCTTCCTTTGTTATCTTTGCTCTGCTCAAACACACATGTAATTGAATTGATTATTCTGATTTTCTCagcttttaatttgattttctcccttctGATAGTTCTTGTGTCTTACCTGCtcatccttatagccattctcagGATGAACTCTGCTGAGGGTAGACGcaaggctttttctacctgtgctTCCCACCTGACAGTGGTCACAGTGTTCTATGGGACTTTGATATTTATGTATGTGCAGCCCAAGTCTGGTCATTCCTTTGACACTGATAAAGCGGCTTCCATATTTTACACCCTTGTTATCCCCACGTTGAATCCCTTGATCTATAGCTTGAGGAACAAAGATGTAAAATTTGCTTTAcaaaggatgtggaaaaaatatGCAATATCTTCTCTTAAGGTTTGCTGTCCAATGTGA
- the LOC124229312 gene encoding LOW QUALITY PROTEIN: olfactory receptor 8K5-like (The sequence of the model RefSeq protein was modified relative to this genomic sequence to represent the inferred CDS: deleted 1 base in 1 codon) — MSQQNLTLLTEFILMGVTRQPELQVPLFGIFFIIYTVTVVGNLGMIIMTQVDSHLHTPMYFFIKHLAFIDLGNATAICPKMLVNFVVDKNTISYYACATQLAFFLMFIISEFFILSAMAYDRYLAICNPLLYNVIMSRRLCHVLVGIPYVYSTFQALTFTTKIFTLTFCGSNIISHFYCDDLPLLLMLCSNAREIELLIIIFSALNLISSLMVVLVSYILILIAIFQMHSTEGRKKAFSTCGSHLMVVVVFYGSLLFMYMQPKSTHSFDTDKIASVFYTLVIPMLNPLIYSLRNKEVKNAFHRVFKNQCKLCS, encoded by the exons ATGAGCCAACAGAATCTAACATTGCTGACGGAATTCATTCTGATGGGAGTCACAAGGCAGCCTGAGCTTCAGGTTCCCCTGTTTGGAATCTTCTTCATCATCTACACAGTCACAGTGGTGGGCAATCTGGGCATGATCATCATGACCCAGGTAGATTCCCATCTACACAcacctatgtat ttttttatcaaACACCTGGCTTTCATTGATCTTGGTAACGCTACTGCCATTTGTCCCAAGATGCTGGTAAATTTTGTTGTGGATAAAAATACCATTTCCTATTATGCATGTGCCACACAGTTGGCTTTCTTCCTTATGTTCATAatcagtgaatttttcatcttgTCAGCCATGGCCTATGACCGTTATTTGGCCATCTGTAACCCTTTGCTCTACAATGTTATCATGTCCCGGAGACTTTGTCATGTGCTGGTAGGCATTCCATACGTCTATAGTACCTTTCAGGCTCTAACGTTTACTACTAAGATTTTTACATTGACCTTCTGTGGCTCTAACATCATCAGTCATTTCTACTGTGATGATCTTCCCTTGTTACTTATGCTTTGCTCAAATGCAAGAGAAATAGAATTGTTGATCATAATATTTTCAGCACTGAATTTGATCTCTTCCCTCATGGTAGTCCTAGTGTCCTACATACTCATTCTGATAGCCATATTTCAAATGCATTCcacagaggggaggaaaaaagcttTCTCCACATGTGGTTCTCATTTGATGGTGGTGGTTGTATTCTATGGGTCTCTACTATTTATGTACATGCAGCCCAAATCCACTCATTCTTTTGATACTGATAAAATAGCCTCTGTGTTTTACACTTTAGTGATCCCCATGCTTAACCCCTTGATCTACAGCTTAAGGAACAAAGAGGTAAAAAATGCAT